The Daucus carota subsp. sativus chromosome 7, DH1 v3.0, whole genome shotgun sequence genome window below encodes:
- the LOC108193715 gene encoding uncharacterized protein LOC108193715 isoform X1 — protein sequence MNPSGTKFPAPVKQEVEDQLEDQHGPLYKRSKASSSSSQQIGVRSDSIYAAPPPPAQYNPLDEPSPLGLRLRKSPSLLELIQRRLSQPDSSNPGGGPAKNEHRGGGAGAASGSGESRLKASNFPASILRIGAWEYKSRHEGDLVAKCYFAKHKLVWEVLDGGLKNKIEIQWSDIIGLKAAYPDDGPGTLDVALARQPLFFRETNPQPRKHTLWQTTADFTGGQAIIFRRHYLQFPPGLLGKQFEKLIQCDPRLCFLSQHEDMVDSPYFEPRKPIFDKLDDVKNEIDINIATGPATSELRDQVSTSGTRSSFSKNEYDFLSRHHDHFLHESPSPSSVIDSKVIENIKNNSLEELKNRSCWDRIRVPGLHTSLSMNDLVSHLENQILEPTISNSPILSDDQRRSLEILEEISKCLFTDSRHITSDEKSVMSRVDSLCCLLHPSTVQEDPLDKGNNTNMATSEDNKHVHELKWFDTKLKSKVAEEAPTLHSELNDGSGCKQEPDMSRKDSVGDLLLNLPRIASLPQFCFNFSEDPDNQNK from the exons ATGAATCCCTCCGGCACCAAATTTCCGGCGCCGGTGAAACAAGAAGTTGAGGATCAGTTAGAAGATCAACATGGGCCCCTCTACAAGCGCTCCAAGGCCTCCTCCTCTTCTAGT CAGCAAATTGGTGTGCGGAGTGATAGCATTTATGCTGCACCACCGCCACCGGCGCAATATAATCCACTTGATGAGCCTAGTCCGTTAGGGTTGCGGTTACGAAAGAGCCCTTCGCTTTTGGAATTGATCCAGAGGAGGCTTTCGCAACCAGATAGCTCTAATCCCGGAGGAGGTCCTGCCAAGAATGAACACAGAGGTGGCGGTGCTGGTGCTGCCTCGGGTAGTGGTGAAAGTAGGCTTAAGGCCTCGAATTTTCCTGCCTCGATTCTTAGAATTGGCGCCTGGGAG TATAAGTCGAGACACGAGGGGGACCTGGTGGCAAAGTGTTACTTTGCGAAGCATAAGCTTGTTTGGGAAGTTCTTGATGGCGGTCtcaaaaataagattgaaatccAGTGGTCCGACATTATTGGTTTGAAGGCTGCTTATCCTGATGACGGACCTGGGACTTTGGATGTAGCG CTGGCAAGACAGCCGCTTTTCTTTAGGGAGACCAATCCACAGCCTAGGAAGCACACACTATGGCAGACAACAGCGGATTTTACAGGTGGACAAGCTATCATATTCAG GCGACATTATCTGCAGTTCCCACCAGGCTTGTTAGGAAAGCAGTTTGAGAAGCTCATTCAATGTGATCCTCGTCTCTGCTTTCTGAGTCAGCACGAAGATATGGTAGATTCTCCATATTTTGAACCCAGAAAACCGATCTTCGACAAATTAGATGACGTGAAGAATGAGATTGATATAAATATTGCTACTGGGCCTGCCACCTCTGAATTGAGGGATCAAGTGTCAACATCTGGGACTCGATCTTCATTCTCAAAAAATGAATATGACTTTCTCAGTAGGCATCATGATCATTTTCTTCACGAGTCACCTTCACCAAGCTCAG TAATCGACAGCAAAGTGATTGAGAATATAAAGAACAATAGcttggaggagttgaagaaTCGTAGCTGTTGGGATCGTATCAGAGTTCCTGGACTTCACACTTCACTGTCAATGAATGATCTAGTTAGCCACCTTGAAAACCAGATCTTGGAGCCCACTATTTCAAATAGTCCTATCTTATCTGATGATCAACGGAGAAGTTTGGAGATTCTGGAAGAGATCAGCAAGTGCTTATTTACGGATTCTCGTCATATTACTTCTGATGAGAAGTCTGTGATGTCAAGAGTCGACTCCCTGTGCTGCCTCCTGCATCCTTCGACAGTTCAAGAAGACCCTCTTGACAAAGGCAATAATACTAATATGGCTACTAGTGAGGATAATAAACATGTACATGAACTGAAATGGTTCGACACTAAGCTCAAAAGCAAGGTTGCAGAAGAAGCTCCAACTCTACACAGTGAACTGAATGATGGATCCGGCTGCAAACAGGAACCTGATATGTCTAGGAAGGACTCTGTCGGAGATTTGCTGCTCAATCTTCCCCGAATAGCATCATTACCACAGTTCTGCTTCAACTTTTCTGAAGATCCTGATAATCAAAACAAATGA
- the LOC108193715 gene encoding uncharacterized protein LOC108193715 isoform X2, with protein sequence MNPSGTKFPAPVKQEVEDQLEDQHGPLYKRSKASSSSSQIGVRSDSIYAAPPPPAQYNPLDEPSPLGLRLRKSPSLLELIQRRLSQPDSSNPGGGPAKNEHRGGGAGAASGSGESRLKASNFPASILRIGAWEYKSRHEGDLVAKCYFAKHKLVWEVLDGGLKNKIEIQWSDIIGLKAAYPDDGPGTLDVALARQPLFFRETNPQPRKHTLWQTTADFTGGQAIIFRRHYLQFPPGLLGKQFEKLIQCDPRLCFLSQHEDMVDSPYFEPRKPIFDKLDDVKNEIDINIATGPATSELRDQVSTSGTRSSFSKNEYDFLSRHHDHFLHESPSPSSVIDSKVIENIKNNSLEELKNRSCWDRIRVPGLHTSLSMNDLVSHLENQILEPTISNSPILSDDQRRSLEILEEISKCLFTDSRHITSDEKSVMSRVDSLCCLLHPSTVQEDPLDKGNNTNMATSEDNKHVHELKWFDTKLKSKVAEEAPTLHSELNDGSGCKQEPDMSRKDSVGDLLLNLPRIASLPQFCFNFSEDPDNQNK encoded by the exons ATGAATCCCTCCGGCACCAAATTTCCGGCGCCGGTGAAACAAGAAGTTGAGGATCAGTTAGAAGATCAACATGGGCCCCTCTACAAGCGCTCCAAGGCCTCCTCCTCTTCTAGT CAAATTGGTGTGCGGAGTGATAGCATTTATGCTGCACCACCGCCACCGGCGCAATATAATCCACTTGATGAGCCTAGTCCGTTAGGGTTGCGGTTACGAAAGAGCCCTTCGCTTTTGGAATTGATCCAGAGGAGGCTTTCGCAACCAGATAGCTCTAATCCCGGAGGAGGTCCTGCCAAGAATGAACACAGAGGTGGCGGTGCTGGTGCTGCCTCGGGTAGTGGTGAAAGTAGGCTTAAGGCCTCGAATTTTCCTGCCTCGATTCTTAGAATTGGCGCCTGGGAG TATAAGTCGAGACACGAGGGGGACCTGGTGGCAAAGTGTTACTTTGCGAAGCATAAGCTTGTTTGGGAAGTTCTTGATGGCGGTCtcaaaaataagattgaaatccAGTGGTCCGACATTATTGGTTTGAAGGCTGCTTATCCTGATGACGGACCTGGGACTTTGGATGTAGCG CTGGCAAGACAGCCGCTTTTCTTTAGGGAGACCAATCCACAGCCTAGGAAGCACACACTATGGCAGACAACAGCGGATTTTACAGGTGGACAAGCTATCATATTCAG GCGACATTATCTGCAGTTCCCACCAGGCTTGTTAGGAAAGCAGTTTGAGAAGCTCATTCAATGTGATCCTCGTCTCTGCTTTCTGAGTCAGCACGAAGATATGGTAGATTCTCCATATTTTGAACCCAGAAAACCGATCTTCGACAAATTAGATGACGTGAAGAATGAGATTGATATAAATATTGCTACTGGGCCTGCCACCTCTGAATTGAGGGATCAAGTGTCAACATCTGGGACTCGATCTTCATTCTCAAAAAATGAATATGACTTTCTCAGTAGGCATCATGATCATTTTCTTCACGAGTCACCTTCACCAAGCTCAG TAATCGACAGCAAAGTGATTGAGAATATAAAGAACAATAGcttggaggagttgaagaaTCGTAGCTGTTGGGATCGTATCAGAGTTCCTGGACTTCACACTTCACTGTCAATGAATGATCTAGTTAGCCACCTTGAAAACCAGATCTTGGAGCCCACTATTTCAAATAGTCCTATCTTATCTGATGATCAACGGAGAAGTTTGGAGATTCTGGAAGAGATCAGCAAGTGCTTATTTACGGATTCTCGTCATATTACTTCTGATGAGAAGTCTGTGATGTCAAGAGTCGACTCCCTGTGCTGCCTCCTGCATCCTTCGACAGTTCAAGAAGACCCTCTTGACAAAGGCAATAATACTAATATGGCTACTAGTGAGGATAATAAACATGTACATGAACTGAAATGGTTCGACACTAAGCTCAAAAGCAAGGTTGCAGAAGAAGCTCCAACTCTACACAGTGAACTGAATGATGGATCCGGCTGCAAACAGGAACCTGATATGTCTAGGAAGGACTCTGTCGGAGATTTGCTGCTCAATCTTCCCCGAATAGCATCATTACCACAGTTCTGCTTCAACTTTTCTGAAGATCCTGATAATCAAAACAAATGA